A stretch of Brassica napus cultivar Da-Ae chromosome C6, Da-Ae, whole genome shotgun sequence DNA encodes these proteins:
- the LOC106410700 gene encoding protein NRT1/ PTR FAMILY 3.1, whose translation MEEQSKNKISEEEKQHHGKPSRRKGGLITMPFIFANEMCEKMAVVGFHSNMISYLTTQLHLPLTKAANTLTNFAGTSSLTPLVGAFIADSFAGRFWTITFASIIYQIGMTLLTISAIIPTLRPPPCKGEEVCVVADTAQLSVLYIALLLGAIGSGGIRPCVVAFGADQFDESDPEQTTKPWNYFNWFYFIMGAAVLVAVTVLVYIQDNVGWGVGLGIPTLAMFLSVIAFVGGFRLYRHLHPSGSPFTRLIQVAVAAFHKRKLSMVSDHTLLYFNDEIDAAISVDGILTHTKHMSFLDKAAIKTEEDNLKSGQIPNLWRLSTVHRVEELKSVIRMGPIGASGILLFTAYAQQGTFSLQQAKTMNRHLTKSFQIPAGSMSVFTTVAMLCTIVFYDRIFVKIARNFTGLERGITFLHRMGIGFIISFIATLVAGFVEIKRKQVALEHGLLDKPHTVIPISFMWLIPQYSLHGIAEAFMSIGSLEFFYDQAPESMRSTAMALFWMSISIGNYASTLLVTLVHAFSAKPDGRNWLPDKNLNHGRLEYFYWLITLLQAINFVYYLWCTKIYTYKPVQVHHSKEVNSPVSGELQLSKKNLVDA comes from the exons ATGGAAGAGCAGAGCAAGAACAAGATCagtgaagaagaaaaacaacatCATGGGAAGCCAAGTCGAAGAAAGGGAGGGTTAATTACCATGCCCTTCATCTTCG CTAACGAGATGTGTGAGAAAATGGCGGTGGTTGGATTTCACTCAAACATGATAAGCTATCTAACGACACAGCTTCATCTTCCGTTAACCAAAGCAGCCAACACTCTCACTAACTTCGCTGGAACTTCGAGTCTCACTCCTCTCGTCGGTGCCTTTATCGCCGACTCCTTCGCTGGCCGCTTCTGGACCATCACTTTCGCTTCCATTATCTACCAAATC GGGATGACATTGCTTACGATATCGGCAATAATACCGACGCTAAGGCCACCACCATGTAAAGGAGAAGAAGTTTGTGTAGTAGCAGACACAGCACAGTTGAGTGTTCTGTATATAGCTCTTCTTCTTGGAGCTATCGGGTCAGGTGGGATCCGACCCTGCGTTGTTGCGTTTGGTGCGGATCAGTTCGACGAGTCGGATCCAGAGCAAACCACCAAACCCTGGAACTACTTCAACTG GTTCTACTTTATCATGGGTGCAGCGGTTTTAGTGGCGGTGACGGTTCTTGTGTACATCCAAGATAACGTTGGGTGGGGTGTAGGTTTGGGAATCCCAACACTGGCTATGTTCCTGTCTGTTATTGCTTTTGTGGGCGGTTTCAGGCTTTATCGTCACTTGCATCCATCGGGTAGTCCGTTTACCCGCTTGATCCAAGTAGCAGTTGCAGCGTTTCACAAAAGGAAACTGAGTATGGTTTCTGATCATACTCTTCTCTATTTCAACGATGAGATTGATGCTGCTATCTCCGTAGACGGTATACTCACACACACCAAACACATGAG tttcttGGACAAAGCGGCGATAAAGACCGAGGAAGACAATTTGAAGTCGGGTCAAATCCCTAACCTATGGAGATTAAGCACAGTCCACCGAGTTGAAGAACTCAAATCAGTGATCCGGATGGGTCCAATTGGAGCCTCTGGGATCCTCCTATTCACAGCATATGCTCAACAAGGAACCTTCTCTCTTCAACAAGCTAAAACTATGAACCGACATCTAACCAAATCATTCCAAATTCCAGCCGGTTCAATGTCTGTCTTCACAACTGTTGCGATGCTCTGCACAATTGTCTTCTACGATCGCATCTTTGTAAAAATTGCCAGAAACTTCACTGGTCTCGAGCGAGGCATCACGTTCCTCCACAGAATGGGAATTGGATTCATTATCTCATTCATTGCAACCCTCGTTGCCGGGTTTGTTGAGATCAAACGAAAACAAGTCGCATTAGAGCATGGGCTTTTGGATAAACCACACACGGTGATTCCGATCTCATTTATGTGGTTGATTCCTCAGTATAGCCTCCACGGAATTGCTGAAGCTTTCATGTCAATAGGAAGTTTGGAGTTTTTCTATGACCAAGCGCCGGAGAGTATGAGGAGCACGGCGATGGCACTTTTCTGGATGTCAATTTCGATCGGAAACTATGCGAGTACTTTACTTGTGACTTTGGTTCATGCATTCAGTGCTAAACCGGATGGAAGAAATTGGTTGCcagataaaaatttaaaccatgggAGACTTGAGTATTTTTACTGGTTAATCACTTTGTTACAAGCTATTAATTTTGTGTATTATCTTTGGTGCACCAAGATTTACACATACAAGCCGGTTCAGGTGCATCATAGCAAGGAAGTCAATAGTCCCGTTAGTGGTGAGTTACAATTATCCAAAAAGAACTTAGTTGATGCATGA